In Trichoderma breve strain T069 chromosome 4, whole genome shotgun sequence, the following proteins share a genomic window:
- a CDS encoding SMC proteins flexible hinge domain-containing protein, with amino-acid sequence MYIKQIIIQGFKSYKDQTVIEPFSPKTNVIVGRNGSGKSNFFAAIRFVLSDAYTQMSREERQGLLHEGSGSAVMSAYVEIIFDNSDDRFPTGGKEVVLRRTIGLKKDEYSVDRKVVTKTDVTNLLEAAGFSRSNPYYIVPQGRVTALTNMKESERLNLLKEVAGTQVYEARRAESLKIMTETNNKREKIDELLEYIKERLAELEEEKEELRGFQEKDRERRCLEYAYHHREQTTVQAALEEIDNARQDGLDNTDSSRAQFLEGEKAISKIDAEIHKLQRELELLQIDRRQQEEDRRDNAKLLAKIELKVKNLREGQSALEQAREQHASELASVQSEIKTKEKELAQLLPEYTRTKNEEDEVRRQLDTVEASRSRLFAKQSRGSRFKNRAERDAWLKQEIEELSLTISTQKANKLDADEEVTRTQKAIEQGEREVAELRSRLANWSGDRGEVVDQAAQARATLDRLNDERKLIRREDDKLNSVISNARQEKEHAERELAHAVDGATARGLATIRRLKQEQDIPGAYGTLADLLEVSDAYRLPVEQIAGASLFHYVVDNADTATYLADTMYKQHGGRVTFMPLAQLRPRKVNYPNSNDAVPLLSKINYDEQFEKAFQQVFGKVVVCPNLAVAAQYARSHGVDGITAEGDTTNKRGAMTGGYIDPRKSRLEAVQAANKWREEYDGLIEQSRNIRRQIELKDQEITGAMSEVQKLEQRLRQAEDGFEPLKHELRNRSSHIENERNRLDGAIRRRDAVEKNMSGFLQEVAAHESELGTDFKKTLTTAEERELEGSSRTVQQLQKQWNEISNNRRILERQKQLLEIDLRQNLQMKLDQLNSQAFENSAVGGASGSLKEAERELKKAQKALKAVEADLSQTEAQLDELNTRLEQFESEKVNREQTQLEISTRIERQQKRMEKTLQRKALLTSQAAECAKNIRELGVLPEEAFDKYENMQANTITSKLKKVNEALKKYKHVNKKAFEQYNNFTTQQEQLMKRRKELDDSQGSIEELVEHLDRRKDEAIERTFKQVSKEFATIFSKLVPAGHGRLVIQRKTDRRQDAEESDEEARGSVENYIGVGISVSFNSKHLDEQQKIQQLSGGQKSLCALCLIFALQQTESSPMVIFDEVDANLDAQYRTAVASLLESISNEAGTQFICTTFRPEIVHIADKCYGVTFRNKTSSINCVSTEDALNFVEGQAKPA; translated from the exons ATGTATATCAagcaaatcatcatccaaggctTCAAAAG CTACAAGGACCAAACGGTCATTGAACCCTTTTCTCCCAAGACCAACGTCATCGTCGGCCGCAATGGATCGGGAAAGAGTAACTTCTTCGCGGCGATTCGCTTCGTCCTCAGCGATGCATACACGCAAATGAGCCGTGAAGAGCGCCAGGGTCTCCTCCACGAAGGTTCGGGCTCAGCCGTCATGTCGGCCTATGTTGAGATTATCTTTGACAATAGCGACGACCGATTTCCCACCGGAGGCAAAGAAGTTGTGCTGCGACGCACCATTGGTCTCAAGAAGGACGAATACTCAGTTGACCGCAAGGTTGTCACCAAGACGGATGTCACAAACCTGCTGGAGGCAGCCGGCTTTTCACGTTCTAACCCGTACTACATTGTGCCCCAAGGTCGCGTCACCGCCTTGACAAATATGAAGGAGTCTGAGCGATTGAATCTGCTCAAGGAAGTTGCGGGTACACAAGTCTACGAAGCCCGCCGCGCCGAATCCCTCAAGATTATGACGGAGACGAACAACAAGCGAGAAAAGATTGACGAGCTTCTTGAATACATTAAGGAGAGACTGGCAGAGctcgaagaggaaaaggaagagctgCGAGGCTTCCAGGAAAAGGACCGAGAGAGGAGATGTTTGGAATATGCGTACCACCACCGAGAGCAGACCACCGTCCAAGCCGCccttgaagaaattgataACGCTAGGCAAGATGGCCTGGACAACACAGATTCGAGCCGCGCGCAGTTCCTGGAAGGAGAAAAGGCGATTTCCAAGATTGACGCCGAGATTCACAAACTGCAgagagagctggagcttctgcAAATTGATCGACGTCAGCAGGAGGAAGATAGACGCGATAATGCAAAGCTGCTCGCCAAGATTGAGCTCAAGGTAAAGAATCTGAGAGAAGGACAGTCTGCACTGGAACAAGCTCGAGAGCAACATGCTTCCGAACTGGCCTCCGTACAGAGTGagatcaagaccaaggaaAAAGAGCTGGCGCAGCTTCTCCCTGAATATACGCGCAcgaagaatgaagaagacgaggtcAGAAGACAGCTGGATACCGTTGAGGCGTCACGATCACGCCTCTTTGCAAAGCAAAGCCGTGGGTCTCGGTTCAAGAATCGCGCTGAGCGTGATGCCTGGCTCAAGCAGGAAATTGAGGAGCTCAGCTTAACCATCAGCAcccaaaaggcaaacaaaCTGGACGCTGATGAGGAGGTCACCAGAACCCAAAAGGCAATCGAGCAGGGCGAGAGAGAGGTTGCCGAGCTGCGCTCACGTTTAGCCAACTGGAGTGGCGATAGGGGCGAGGTGGTAGATCAAGCGGCTCAGGCACGGGCTACTCTGGACAGGCTGAATGATGAACGGAAGCTGATTCGCCGAGAAGACGACAAACTTAACTCtgtcatctccaacgccCGGCAAGAGAAGGAGCACGCTGAGCGAGAATTGGCTCATGCGGTTGACGGGGCCACCGCTCGTGGTTTGGCTACTATCCGCCGACtgaaacaagagcaagatatCCCGGGTGCCTACGGAACATTGGCAGACCTACTGGAGGTCAGCGACGCATATCGACTACCCGTCGAACAAATTGCTGGCGCTAGTTTATTCCACTATGTCGTCGACAATGCCGATACTGCAACCTACCTCGCAGATACCATGTACAAACAGCACGGCGGCAGAGTCACATTCATGCCGCTGGCCCAACTTCGCCCACGCAAAGTAAACTATCCAAATTCCAACGACGCGGTTCCACTCTTGAGCAAGATCAACTATGATGAGCAGTTTGAGAAGGCGTTCCAGCAGGTATTTGGAAAGGTTGTCGTATGTCCCAACCTTGCTGTAGCTGCTCAGTATGCCAGGAGTCACGGTGTGGATGGTATCACAGCAGAGGGTGACACTACCAACAAGCGTGGTGCCATGACTGGTGGTTACATCGACCCCCGGAAGTCACGCCTGGAAGCCGTACAGGCTGCTAACAAGTGGAGAGAGGAGTACGATGGTCTCATTGAGCAATCTCGTAACATTCGCAGGCAGATTGAGCTCAAGGACCAAGAGATCACTGGCGCCATGTCTGAAGTTCAAAAACTTGAGCAGAGGCTCCGACAGGCTGAGGATGGCTTCGAGCCACTCAAGCACGAGCTTCGAAACAGGTCATCTCACATTGAGAACGAGAGGAATCGTCTCGATGGGGCCATCAGGAGGCGGGATGCGGTTGAAAAGAACATGAGTGGATTCTTGCAGGAAGTTGCAGCTCACGAGTCCGAATTGGGTACAGATTTTAAGAAGACGCTTACAACAGCTGAGGAACGTGAGTTGGAAGGATCAAGCCGTACTGTCCAGCAATTGCAGAAACAGTGGAATGAAATCAGCAACAACCGCAGAATACTGGAAAGACAGAAGCAACTGTTGGAAATTGACCTGCGGCAAAATCTCCAAATGAAACTGGATCAGCTCAACAGTCAAGCATTTGAGAATTCTGCAGTTGGTGGCGCGTCTGGTAGCTTGAAGGAGGCTGAACGCGAGTTGAAGAAGGCTCAAAAGGCTTTgaaggctgttgaggctgaTTTGAGCCAGACTGAGGCTCAGCTCGACGAGCTCAATACTCGCCTGGAGCAGTTTGAATCTGAAAAGGTCAACCGTGAGCAGACTCAACTGGAAATTTCCACAAGAATCGAGAGGCAGCagaagaggatggagaagaccTTGCAGCGAAAGGCTCTTTTGACTTCACAGGCTGCAGAATGCGCGAAAAACATTCGGGAGCTGGGAGTATTGCCTGAGGAAGCCTTTGATAAATACGAGAATATGCAGGCTAATACC ATCACATCCAAATTGAAAAAGGTCAACGAAGCGCTGAAAAAGTACAAGCACGTCAACAAAAAGGCGTTTGAGCAGTACAACAACTTTACGACGCAGCAAGAGCAGCTGATGAAGCGCCGGAAGGAATTGGACGATTCCCAGGGATCCATTGAAGAGCTCGTGGAGCACCTTGACCGGCGAAAGGATGAAGCCATTGAGCGTACTTTCAAGCAGGTGTCCAAGGAATTTGCCACCATTTTCAGCAAGCTTGTGCCGGCTGGCCACGGCCGTCTGGTCATCCAAAGGAAGACAGACCGCCGTCAAGACGCTGAAGAGTCCGACGAAGAAGCACGAGGAAGCGTTGAGAACTACATCGGTGTTGGTATTAGCGTGTCTTTCAACTCCAAGCATCTGGATGAGCAACAAAAGATTCAACAGCTCAGTGGTGGTCAGAAGA GTTTGTGTGCTCTCTGCCTCATCTTTGCGCTGCAGCAGACCGAGAGCAGCCCCATGGTCATCTTTGATGAAGTCGACGCCAATCTGGATGCGCAATACCGAACTGCCGTTGCCTCGCTTCTCGAGTCTATTTCTAACGAGGCCGGCACCCAGTTTATCTGCACCACTTTCCGACCCGAGATTGTTCACATCGCAGACAAGTGCTACGGCGTGACGTTCCGCAACAAGACGAGCTCCATCAACTGTGTCAGCACGGAGGATGCTCTCAACTTTGTTGAGGGACAGGCCAAACCAGCCTAA
- a CDS encoding cdc37 hsp90 binding domain-containing protein: MPIDYSRFDAIEVSDDSDIEVHPNVDKRSFIRAKQNQIHQERQQRKNRIAALKYEKIINSALLGRIISLLDSLKSHASEAATGNQAEIAFKAVMSTAGDPKDDQPPPRPEGVFSDDQPLPSYSKMLMQLLDQVNKALEEKKPDDRYTAMMDEIQEHVDKIKELQKEQAKELENLEKEEGKKITSDNIHDGFNSSYVNKSGPSEKKEDTKVELLNPNFSTSASASASGASSSDKVAVDDDDEVEASPTAKKFSEISVNDYQASLKFLAQHPEILTEKETDGLLVLAFDAALERKDDLSRQCVHQALLLQYCRALGKDGVALFFKRITTKGHQAQDVFYKDVQETYMRIKNRSAEIIAERAKEPTEVEQIQLHAMEPARKIFDSFAPDMKKALESGELDQVNKVLGNMKVEDAEELVGLFGEANILSLEDELIDATTEEGQQQLREMEAAAAAEREAEKEAEREVVGDPE; this comes from the exons ATGCCTATTGACTACAGCCGATTT GACGCGATCGAGGTCAGCGACGATTCCGACATTGAAGTCCACCCCAACGTGGACAAGCGGTCTTTCATTCGAGCGAAGCAAAACCAGATTCACCAGGAGCGTCAGCAGAGGAAGAACCGCATCGCAGCACTCAAGTATGAGAAAATCATCAACAGTGCCCTGCTGGGCAGGATAATATCTCTCTTGGACTCGCTCAAGTCCCACGCTTCCGAGGCTGCGACTGGAAACCAGGCCGAGATCGCTTTCAAGGCCGTCATGTCTACCGCTGGGGACCCGAAGGACGACCAGCCGCCTCCACGACCGGAGGGGGTCTTTAGCGACGACCAGCCGCTCCCTTCGTACtcgaagatgctgatgcagctgctggaccaAGTGAACAAGGCCctcgaggagaagaagcccgatGATCGGTATACGGCGATGATGGACGAGATTCAAGAGCACGTGGACAAGATTAAGGAGCTGCAGAAGGAAcaggccaaggagctggagaatcttgagaaggaagaagggaagaagattACGAGCGATAACATCCATGATGGATTCAACAGTTCGTATGTGAACAAGTCAGGGCcgtcggagaagaaggaggataCCAAGGTGGAACTTCTGAACCCCAACTTTTCCACCTctgcatcggcatcggcatcgggAGCGTCTTCATCAGACAAGGTTGCggtggatgacgatgacgaagtgGAAGCATCACCAACTGCCAAGAAGTTTTCAGAGATCAGTGTCAACGATTACCAAGCTAGTTTGAAGTTCCTGGCTCAGCACCCAGAGATCTTGACGGAAAAAGAGACGGATGGACTGCTTGTGCTTGCGTTTGACGCAGCCTTGGAGCGCAAAGACGATCTGTCCCGTCAGTGCGTTCACCAGGCGCTATTGCTACAGTACTGCCGCGCTCTGGGCAAGGATGGCGttgcgctcttcttcaaacgAATCACGACCAAAGGACATCAAGCGCAAGATGTCTTTTACAAGGATGTTCAGGAGACGTACATGAGAATCAAGAACAGGTCGGCCGAAATCATCGCCGAGCGGGCCAAGGAGCCGACAGAGGTTGAGCAGATCCAACTACATGCCATGGAGCCTG CTCGGAAAATCTTTGATAGCTTTGCTCCCGATATGAAGAAGGCACTAGAGTCAGGGGAACTGGACCAGGTCAATAAAGTGCTGGGCAATATGAAGGTCGAGGACGCGGAGGAGCTGGTGGGTCTCTTTGGTGAG GCAAATATCTTAAGTCTCGAAGACGAGCTGATCGATGCCACGACTGAAGAaggacagcagcagcttagagagatggaagccgcagcggcagctgagagagaagctgagaaggaagctgagagagagGTGGTGGGCGATCCTGAGTGA
- a CDS encoding thiamine-binding protein domain-containing protein, producing MDYASIPTPATCYADFCLIPVGTGSVSVAEEVAQVQRVLKASGLKYTMHSAGTTVEGSWEDVMTVIGKAHSAVHEKGVVRVQSSMRVGSRTDKKQTAEDKVKRVEDLLSKDAK from the exons ATGGATTACGCTTCGATTCCGACGCCGGCTACGTGCTATGCCGATTTCTGCTTGATTCCC GTTGGTACGGGCAGCGTTTCCGTGGCGGAAGAAGTTGCGCAGGTTCAGCGTGTTCTTAAGGCGAGTGGGTTGAAGTACACGATGCACTCTGCGGGAACGACGGTTG AGGGCAGCTGGGAGGATGTCATGACAGTGATTGGCAAAGCGCACTCGGCGGTTCACGAGAAGGGAGTTGTAAGAGTTCAGTCATCGATGAGGGTTGGTTCAAG GACGGATAAGAAACAGACTGCTGAGGATAAGGTCAAGAGGGTTGAAGATTTGTTGAGCAAGGATGCCAAATGA
- a CDS encoding ring finger domain-containing protein, whose protein sequence is MSEPDQCIICLDPLPRPSSSSESPQPAVDTATAAIAEAVEGDSSYLNIVAALDGCDHIIHDACIRSWAQKTNTCPICRKPFHSVRVYNGQDGIAISTYEVEDKKQVAEFDVQQWLGENPDEEEEESNPCPICNSAEREDILLLCDGCDAAYHTHCIGLDYIPEGDWYCMECAHLFEITDDQPEPEAASETIPRPQTARRPTGRANRGFNVRTRARLRRARRQARNMEWQGAWGQFSGRFYEMSELDLDNHDDEDEDLERFRRFQQLDRRELQRWQQRISIAQRLGARESFASNIPPQISERLQPLLPPVEETRDERRAWGALDRAREAENSSPSTRKRKARSVTGSPIEQPAQEPERKLKRPRTRRLPTHGESSAATSAPAAAGPPSRDDAEPTLVVSSLLKELEPNIHSEDEASATASGWRPFHEASSPALSPSPSAFSSPRALSLTPPPLPNLNGRPSSSDHSDSESPPIKLELRQPRPRRAHEMSPESSPTRGGDENSMRHTMTTEEKKSVNDIVRNALRPHWRAQKLTVEQYATINRDISRKLYDEVKDASSLDDESRRQTWEKRVTQEVARAISELQA, encoded by the exons ATGTCTGAGCCTGACCAGTGCATCATATGTTTGGATCCGCTGCCGCGcccctcgtcctcgtccgaGAGCCCTCAACCCGCCGTCGACACCGCTACagctgccatcgccgaggcTGTCGAGGGCGATTCCAGCTATCTCAACATAGTGGCGGCTCTCGATGGCTGTGATCACATAATCCACGATGCCTGCATCCGGTCCTGGGCTCAAAAGACCAATACTTGTCCCATTTGCCGCAAGCCCTTTCACTCTGTTAGAGTCTACAACGGCCAAGATG GCATCGCCATTTCAACCTACGAAGTCGAAGACAAAAAGCAAGTTGCCGAGTTCGACGTGCAGCAGTGGCTTGGAGAGAacccagatgaagaagaagaagaatccaaCCCATGCCCCATCTGCAACTCGGCCGAACGAGAGGACATTCTCCTGCTCTGCGATGGTTGCGATGCAGCTTACCATACGCACTGCATTGGCCTCGATTACATCCCCGAGGGTGACTGGTACTGCATGGAATGTGCCCATTTGTTCGAAATAACGGACGaccagccagagccagaagcTGCCTCAGAGACCATACCACGGCCTCAAACCGCTCGCCGTCCAACCGGTCGAGCAAACCGAGGCTTCAACGTCCGCACCCGCGCTCGTCTCAGACGGGCACGCCGCCAGGCACGCAACATGGAGTGGCAGGGCGCCTGGGGCCAGTTCTCCGGCCGCTTCTACGAGATGAGCGAGCTTGATCTCGATAaccatgacgacgaggacgaagatcTTGAGCGTTTCCGCAGGTTTCAGCAGCTGGATCGACGAGAGCTGCAGCGATGGCAGCAACGGATAAGCATTGCACAGCGGCTTGGTGCGCGGGAATCCTTTGCGAGCAACATTCCGCCACAGATTAGCGAACGCCTCCAGCCCTTACTACCGCCCGTTGAGGAAACGCGGGACGAGAGGCGTGCCTGGGGAGCCCTAGATCGTGCTCGAGAGGCCGAGAACTCCAGCCCAAGCACCCGCAAACGAAAGGCTCGGTCTGTAACGGGCTCACCCATTGAGCAACCTGCCCAGGAGCCCGAAAGAAAACTCAAGCGCCCTCGAACCCGACGGCTCCCAACGCACGGGGAAAGCTCTGCAGCAACCAGTGCTCCGGCAGCGGCCGGTCC TCCCAGCAGGGACGATGCTGAGCCAACTTTGGTCGTCTCTTCCTTGCTCAAAGAGCTGGAACCCAACATCCACTCGGAAGACGAGGCATCTGCCACCGCCTCTGGTTGGCGGCCTTTCCACGAGGCGTCATCcccagctctctctccatctccatccgcATTCAGCAGCCCACGGGCTCTTTCATTAACACCACCTCCTTTACCCAATCTCAATGGACGGCCATC cagcagcgaccACAGCGACTCCGAATCGCCGCCAATAAAGCTTGAA CTTCGCCAGCCTCGGCCGCGGCGCGCGCACGAGATGTCGCCAGAGTCCAGCCCGACACgcggtggcgatgagaaCTCCATGAGACATACAATGACGAccgaggaaaagaagagcgtcAATGACATCGTCCGCAACGCTCTGAGGCCGCACTGGCGGGCTCAGAAGTTGACGGTAGAACAATATGCAACAATCAACCGTGATATATCACGAAAACTTTACGACGAAGTGAAGGACGCGTCCTCACTCGATGACGAATCTCGACGACAAACATGGGAGAAGAGGGTCACCCAAGAAGTGGCCCGGGCAATCTCCGAACTTCAAGCCTGA
- a CDS encoding PHF5-like protein domain-containing protein, whose product MSRHHPDLVMCRKQSGIAIGRLCDKCDGKCPVCDSYVRPTTLVRICDECSFGNYQNKCVVCGGEGISDAFYCYECTRLEKDRDGCPKIINLGSSRTDLFYQKKTNRQANY is encoded by the exons ATgtctcgccatcatcc CGATCTTGTCATGTGCCGCAAGCAATccggcatcgccatcggcCGCCTCTGCGACAAGTGCGACGGCAAATGCCCCGTCTGCGACTCCTACGTCCGCCCCACGACCCTCGTCCGCATCTGCGACGAGTGCAGCTTCGGCAACTACCAGAACAAGTGCGTCGTCTGCGGCGGTGAGGGCATCTCGGATGCCTTTTACTGCTACGAGTGCACTCGCCTAGAGAAGGATCGCGACGGATGTCCCAAGATTATAAACCTGGGTAGTTCAAGGACAGAC TTATTTtaccaaaagaaaacgaatCGGCAAGCAAATTACTAA
- a CDS encoding 39S mitochondrial ribosomal protein l46 domain-containing protein, whose protein sequence is MMAASSRGSRAVRGIFSSSSPTLCSRCATTYKTTSTRFYSAAATTTEAKAPAVDAPLPLVSSTKTPYPYDVRSGLILTRPPLLTRTLHPFENAFFFYQKRLEERLNTPFITSIYFKPDTAAQLDWSLKVQERGGTVAKELGTYKGKNSTAWDDELRVGDKLSAQETVLESLLKDAAPRVSDDAEVIAPEDVVPVERPAERLSEADLKKDVRRLDRQMEKTLYLVVKGPDGWGFPADVLKDENLHEGAKRVMDQAAGVNMNTWLVGRVPVAHLVQEPVLGANGQVEKKGRKTFFLKGRIMAGQADLKGNPFGYTDFKWLTREELETELAPEYYRGVRNMMTDR, encoded by the exons atgatggcagcCTCAAGTAGAGGCAGCAGAGCCGTTAGAGGCATCTTTTCAT cttcttccccCACGTTGTGCTCCAGATGCGCAACCACCTACAAGACGACATCTACCCGATTCTACTCTGCCGCTGCAACTACAACAGAGGCCAAGGCTCCTGCTGTCGacgctcctcttcctctggtATCCTCGACCAAGACGCCGTATCCATACGACGTCCGCTCcggcctcatcctcacacggccgccgctgctgacGAGAACTCTGCACCCCTTCGAGaacgccttcttcttctaccagAAACGCCTGGAGGAGCGCCTCAACACGCCCTTCATCACGAGCATATACTTCAAGCCCGACACGGCGGCGCAGCTGGACTGGAGCCTCAAGGTCCAGGAGCGCGGCGGCACggtggccaaggagctgggGACGTACAAGGGCAAGAACTCGACCGCCTGGGACGACGAGCTGAGGGTCGGGGACAAGCTCAGCGCGCAGGAGACTGTGCTGGAGAGTCTGCTCAAGGACGCTGCGCCGAGGGTGAGTGATGATGCGGAGGTCATTGCGCCGGAGGACGTTGTGCCTGTGGAGAGGCCGGCGGAGAGGTTGTCTGAGGCGGATTTGAAGAAGGACGTGAGGCGGCTGGATCGccagatggagaagacgctGTATCTTGTTGTCAAGGGGCCGGATGGATGGGGCTTCCCTGCCGATGTTCTCAAGGACGAGAATCTCCACGAG GGCGCAAAGAGAGTGATGGACCAAGCCGCCGGCGTCAACATGAACACCTGGCTCGTCGGCCGCGTCCCCGTCGCCCACCTCGTGCAGGAGCCCGTCCTCGGCGCAAACGGCCAGGTCGAGAAGAAGGGCCGCAAGACCTTCTTCCTCAAGGGCAGGATCATGGCCGGCCAGGCCGACCTCAAGGGCAACCCCTTTGGATACACAGACTTCAAGTGGCTGACGcgggaggagctggagacgGAGCTGGCGCCAGAGTATTATCGCGGCGTGAGGAATATGATGACCGACCGGtaa
- a CDS encoding haspin like kinase domain-containing protein → MRRTTTTRQYGKQSKKSNAERMFAELVQTPVREPPAKQNAKPIEEQIAPLTKRLSEVSLLETPKPQTKSRRAFKKDASILEDELEVPEVIEIKRESVKALKATAIIEDDTTKKIQILEDKIENESSLRVLTWGDVCPPGDQIVKIAEASSAEVYRITNKRGTSIIKAIRLPSPIKPLTKTQVASGLVDEEPHSQDDVNNELQISEWLSDVPGFAVYKERYIVQGKTTSELLETHQTVQKKMKREDPGRAQYYPSPSRYLDDTKFLVVELGDAGKSLENWPLDGVDQLWDIFLLEAIALARAEEVAMFEHRDLHEGNLCVKQARPPRKRDPNAEGFFGYSGLEITILDYGLSRAEDLTNDDSTPIVYDLERDLSLFTSTYNPQCKVYRQMRSFLLRADREWLPPEAHNVPYAKGIDGPLSWDAYAPYTNVLWLAYTYEYMVDHFEGSKRELARFKKETAELWKYLNPDAPKDVPAFGCAADVACFALEAGWIRQEELLGASTSIMDREDSIIVSKKVVDVEVSPRRSTRRRREA, encoded by the exons ATGCGCCGCACAACAACCACCCGTCAATATGGAAAGCAATCCAAGAAATCCAACGCCGAACGGATGTTTGCAGAACTGGTCCAGACTCCAGTTCGAGAGCCCCCGGCCAAGCAAAATGCAAAGCCGATTGAGGAACAGATTGCTCCGTTGACCAAAAGGCTATCTGAAGTATCGCTGCTGGAGACCCCGAAACCCCAAACCAAGTCAAGGAGAGCTTTCAAAAAAGATGCATCGATTTTGGAGGACGAGCTAGAGGTGCCGGAAGTCATTGAGATCAAGCGAGAGTCTGTCAAGGCGCTCAAGGCAACTGCAATTATTGAAGACGATACAACAAAAAAGATTCAAATCCTAGAGGACAAGATCGAA AATGAGTCCTCCTTGAGAGTTCTCACATGGGGCGATGTCTGCCCTCCTGGAGACCAGATTgtcaagattgccgaggcCTCATCCGCAGAGGTATACCGCATCACCAACAAACGAGGCACTAGTATTATCAAGGCCATCCGACTGCCATCGCCAATCAAGCCCCTAACAAAAACGCAAGTGGCATCTGGTCTGGTTGATGAGGAGCCGCATTCACAGGACGATGTCAACAATGAGTTGCAAATTTCCGAGTGGCTCTCCGATGTCCCAGGATTCGCCGTTTACAAAGAACGGTATATTGTCCAGGGGAAAACGACTAGTGAGCTTCTCGAAACGCATCAAACagtccagaagaagatgaagagggaagaTCCGGGTAGGGCGCAGTACTACCCGTCACCGAGCCGGTATTTGGATGACACCAAGTTCCTGGTTgtggagcttggagatgcaggcaAATCTCTGGAAAACTGGCCATTGGACGGCGTAGATCAATTATGGGATATTTTCCTATTGGAGGCGATTGCATTGGCTAGGGCTGAAGAGGTTGCCATGTTCGAG CATCGCGACCTGCACGAGGGTAACCTCTGTGTTAAGCAAGCTCGCCCTCCCCGAAAAAGGGATCCTAACGCAGAAGGGTTTTTTGGTTATTCAGGCCTCGAAATCACAATCCTAGACTATGGCCTTTCGCGAGCTGAAGACCTAACAAACGATGATTCTACGCCCATTGTGTACGACTTGGAGCGAGATCTCAGCCTATTCACCAGCACCTACAACCCTCAGTGTAAAGTTTATAGACAGATGCGGTCCTTCTTGCTTCGAGCTGACCGAGAGTGGCTCCCGCCAGAAGCTCACAATGTCCCGTATGCCAAGGGAATCGACGGTCCGCTTTCTTGGGACGCATATGCCCCCTACACGAATGTGCTCTGGCTGGCCTATACCTACGAATACATGGTGGACCACTTcgaaggcagcaaaagagagcTCGCAAGGTTCAAGAAGGAGACGGCAGAACTGTGGAAATATTTAAACCCAGATGCCCCGAAAGATGTACCTGCATTTGGATGCGCGGCTGACGTGGCCTGCTTTGCCTTGGAGGCTGGCTGGATACGACAAGAAGAGCTTCTAGGGGCATCGACTTCCATAATGGATCGAGAGGACAGCATTATCGTCTCAAAGAAGGTAGTTGATGTCGAGGTGTCGCCGCGGAGATCAACAAGAAGGCGGCGTGAGGCTTGA